The Rhodothermus profundi genomic sequence CGAGATTCTCTGAGGTAGCCCGGGAGGAGGCGCAGGCAGGGCCGGCTTGAAATTTGAAGGCATGCCTGTCTGGCTATTAAGTAGCGCGAATGATGCATAAGGGGACGAGCTAAGCAGGAGTGAGACGGGCAAGGCCGGCAGAAAAGGACGCTGCAAGCAGCCAGAACGGCTGCCCCCGGGATAAGCGCGGCCATTGACGAGCAACGCGTGACAGCCTATATTACCTCAGGCTGTGTAAGCGCTAACATTAGAACGGTATGATGCAGCGTCTATGGGCATTTCTGCTGGTATGGCTGAGCATGCCACTGGGCGGCTGGACGCAGACCACTACGGTGACTTCGCCAGATGGTTCGTTAGTGGTAACCTTCAGGCTGGAAGAGGGACGGCCCGTCTATCAGATTGATCGTTTGGGGATGCCACTTATTTTGCCTTCGCCTATGGGTTTTGTGCTCAAGGAGCAACCGCCGCTCGTAGGACCGTTCCGGCTTATCGGTCTGGTTCGTGATACGGTCGACACGGTCTGGACGCAGCCCTGGGGAGAGAAAAAGCATATCCGGAACCATTACCATGAGCTCCGACTGCAGCTTGAAGAGACGACCGAGCGCCCTCGCCGCCTGGATCTTGTCTTTCGCGTCTTTGATGAAGGCGTGGGGTTCCGCTACGAATGGCCCGAGCAGGCATATCTGGACCGGTTCGTCATCATGGACGAGTTGACCGCCTTCCGACTGGCTGGCGACCATCAGGCCTGGTGGATCCCCGCCTATCATCCGAATCGCTATGAATACCTGTACCGGCGCACTCCGATTAGCCAACTCGATACGGTCCATACGCCCCTCACTATGGAAACAGCCGATGGATGGTTTTTAAGCGTTCACGAAGCAGAGGTGGAAGACTATGCCACGATGACGCTGGCGCCCAGCGATTCGCTGACGCTGGAAGTGGACCTGGTACCCTGGTCCGATGGCACGCGCGTCAAAGCGCAAACGCCCTTTCGTTCCCCCTGGCGCGTGCTGCTGGTCGGCGACAATGCAGGCGAGCTGATCACGAACTATACCCTGCTGAACCTGAACGCGCCTAACCGGCTGGGCGACGTCTCCTGGGTGCGACCGGCCAAGTACGTGGGGATCTGGTGGGAGATGCACATCGGGCGCTCTACCTGGGGCTCTGGACCGCGCCACGGTGCCACCACCGAAAATGCGAAGCGCTACATCGACTTTGCGGCCCGCCACGGCTTTGATGCCGTGCTGATTGAAGGCTGGAACGTCGGCTGGGACGGGGACTGGACGCAGAATGGCGACAAATTCCGTTTTACGGAGCCCTATCCGGATTTTGATATTGAAGAAGTTGCGCGCTACGCCCGCGACCGGGGCGTTCAGCTTATCGGGCATCACGAAACGGCCTGCCACATTA encodes the following:
- a CDS encoding glycoside hydrolase family 97 protein, which encodes MQRLWAFLLVWLSMPLGGWTQTTTVTSPDGSLVVTFRLEEGRPVYQIDRLGMPLILPSPMGFVLKEQPPLVGPFRLIGLVRDTVDTVWTQPWGEKKHIRNHYHELRLQLEETTERPRRLDLVFRVFDEGVGFRYEWPEQAYLDRFVIMDELTAFRLAGDHQAWWIPAYHPNRYEYLYRRTPISQLDTVHTPLTMETADGWFLSVHEAEVEDYATMTLAPSDSLTLEVDLVPWSDGTRVKAQTPFRSPWRVLLVGDNAGELITNYTLLNLNAPNRLGDVSWVRPAKYVGIWWEMHIGRSTWGSGPRHGATTENAKRYIDFAARHGFDAVLIEGWNVGWDGDWTQNGDKFRFTEPYPDFDIEEVARYARDRGVQLIGHHETACHITNYERQMEAAFAFYQRLGIHMVKTGYVAHGRNCIWIDEQGQVHREWHHGQFMVRHHRRVLETAARYQIAINAHEPVKDTGERRTYPNMVSREGARGQEYNAWSEDGGNPPEHTTILPFTRLLAGPMDFTPGIFDILIKDRPNNRVNTTLAKQLALYVVIYSPLQMAADLPEHYEARLDAFQFIKDVPVDWEDTRVLHARIGDYVTIVRKDRHSDDWYLGSITDEYGRTLEAPLSFLEPGRRYLAEIYRDAPDADWRTNPLALEIVRQVVDASTVLTLRLAPGGGTAIRFHPIEE